A region from the Microcella frigidaquae genome encodes:
- a CDS encoding GH1 family beta-glucosidase: MTATTPAPTGASAAARPLPPQLLLGVATAAYQIEGATHRDGRADSIWDAFSRIPGAVVGGESGERACEHYDRYRDDVALMRELGVQVYRFSTSWARVQPDGRTANPAGLDFYRRLTDELLAAGITPWLTLYHWDLPQALQEVGGWPERDTALRFADYAADVHAALGDRIHHWTTLNEPWCSAFLGYLSGEHAPGEQNPQRALDAAHHLLLGHGLATQRLRSLDASLDLGITLNMTVADPVDPHDPADLDAARRIDAQHNRLFLDPIFRGAYPADLLDDLAARGLHLPVQEGDLAAIATPIDALGVNYYHGDAVSAHPPAAAPLSSAAPSERPKRSPFPAGDGIFTHPRGLPVTAMGWEVQPEGLTRLLRRIDAEYTRPAGVVLYVTENGAAYTDVPDAEGFVDDIERAEFVRLHVDAVVDAIEAGVDVRGYFYWSLLDNFEWAWGYDKRFGLVRVDYDSQSRTVKRSGRLYQAMIAGRSVAPPLDPRP, translated from the coding sequence ATGACCGCCACCACTCCCGCCCCGACCGGGGCGAGCGCTGCCGCGCGCCCGCTTCCGCCCCAGCTGCTGCTCGGGGTCGCCACCGCCGCCTACCAGATCGAGGGCGCCACGCACCGCGACGGGCGCGCAGACTCGATCTGGGACGCCTTCAGCCGCATCCCCGGCGCCGTGGTCGGCGGCGAGAGCGGTGAGCGCGCGTGCGAGCACTACGACCGCTACCGCGACGACGTCGCCCTCATGCGCGAGCTCGGGGTGCAGGTCTACCGGTTCTCGACCTCGTGGGCGCGCGTGCAGCCGGATGGCCGCACCGCGAACCCCGCCGGCCTCGACTTCTACCGGCGCCTGACCGACGAGCTGCTCGCGGCGGGCATCACGCCCTGGCTGACCCTCTACCACTGGGACCTGCCGCAGGCGCTGCAGGAGGTCGGCGGCTGGCCCGAGCGCGACACGGCGCTGCGCTTCGCCGACTACGCCGCCGACGTGCATGCTGCGCTCGGCGACCGCATCCACCACTGGACGACCCTCAACGAGCCGTGGTGCTCCGCCTTCCTCGGATACCTCAGCGGCGAGCACGCCCCCGGCGAGCAGAACCCGCAGCGCGCCCTCGACGCCGCCCACCACCTGCTGCTGGGGCACGGCCTGGCCACGCAGCGCCTGCGATCGCTGGATGCGTCGCTCGACCTCGGGATCACGCTCAACATGACCGTGGCCGACCCCGTCGACCCGCACGACCCCGCCGACCTCGACGCCGCGCGGCGCATCGACGCGCAGCACAACCGGCTCTTCCTCGACCCGATCTTCCGCGGTGCCTACCCCGCCGACCTGCTCGACGACCTCGCCGCGCGCGGGCTGCACCTGCCCGTGCAGGAGGGCGACCTCGCCGCGATCGCGACACCCATCGACGCGCTGGGGGTCAACTACTACCACGGCGATGCGGTGAGCGCGCATCCGCCCGCTGCGGCACCGCTGTCGAGCGCCGCGCCCTCGGAGCGACCGAAGCGCTCGCCCTTCCCCGCGGGCGACGGCATCTTCACCCACCCGCGCGGGCTGCCCGTCACGGCGATGGGTTGGGAGGTGCAGCCCGAGGGGCTCACCCGCCTGCTGCGGCGCATCGACGCCGAGTACACCCGGCCCGCCGGCGTGGTGCTGTACGTCACCGAGAACGGGGCCGCCTACACCGACGTGCCCGACGCCGAGGGCTTCGTCGATGACATCGAGCGGGCCGAGTTCGTGCGCCTGCATGTCGACGCGGTGGTCGACGCGATCGAGGCCGGTGTCGACGTGCGCGGGTACTTCTACTGGTCGCTGCTCGACAACTTCGAGTGGGCCTGGGGCTACGACAAGCGCTTCGGTCTCGTGCGCGTCGACTACGACTCGCAGAGCCGCACCGTGAAGCGCAGCGGACGGCTCTACCAGGCGATGATCGCGGGGCGCAGCGTTGCGCCCCCGCTCGATCCGCGCCCGTAG
- a CDS encoding LacI family DNA-binding transcriptional regulator yields MTADGAGTRVAPTLEMVAERAGVSRATVSRVVNGSPRVSDETVAAVTAAIAELRYTPNRAARSLANRKAMAIALVIPEDTTRFFGDPYFAAIVQGISTALDDTGYALTLHLASASGRFDATVAYLRGGNVDGALVVSHHTDDHVLAELGESIPVVFGGRPADPASTDSYYVDVDNIAAAADGTRFLIERGRRRIGTIAGPADMPAGVDRLTGWQQAMTDAGLEPDAAVHGDFTLAGGMRATRELLDAHPDLDAIFVASDLMAMGAVTVLRERGIAVPEQVAVMGFDDSPAALACEVPLTTVRQPSVEQGERMARILLDLLAGRPVARRHLMPTSIVVRTSA; encoded by the coding sequence ATGACGGCGGACGGAGCAGGCACCCGAGTCGCTCCGACGCTCGAGATGGTCGCCGAGCGCGCGGGCGTCTCGCGCGCGACCGTCTCGCGCGTCGTCAACGGGTCGCCGCGCGTGAGCGACGAGACGGTCGCCGCGGTGACCGCCGCGATCGCCGAGCTGCGCTACACCCCCAACCGCGCCGCGCGCTCGCTGGCCAACCGCAAGGCGATGGCGATCGCCCTGGTGATTCCGGAGGACACGACGCGCTTCTTCGGCGACCCCTACTTCGCCGCGATCGTGCAGGGCATCTCGACCGCGCTCGACGACACCGGGTACGCGCTCACCCTGCATCTGGCGAGTGCGAGCGGCCGCTTCGACGCCACCGTCGCCTACTTGCGCGGGGGTAACGTCGACGGCGCCCTCGTGGTGTCGCACCACACCGACGATCACGTGCTCGCCGAGCTGGGCGAGAGCATCCCCGTCGTCTTCGGCGGTCGCCCCGCCGACCCCGCATCGACCGACAGCTACTACGTCGACGTCGACAACATCGCGGCCGCCGCCGACGGCACCCGGTTCCTCATCGAGCGCGGCCGCCGCCGCATCGGCACGATCGCCGGCCCTGCCGACATGCCCGCGGGAGTCGACCGGCTGACCGGCTGGCAGCAGGCGATGACGGATGCGGGGCTCGAGCCCGACGCGGCCGTGCACGGTGACTTCACCCTGGCGGGGGGCATGCGCGCCACGCGCGAGCTGCTCGACGCCCACCCCGACCTCGACGCGATCTTCGTCGCGAGCGACCTCATGGCCATGGGGGCCGTCACGGTGCTGCGCGAGCGCGGCATCGCCGTGCCCGAGCAGGTCGCCGTCATGGGCTTCGACGACTCGCCCGCGGCCCTCGCCTGCGAGGTGCCGCTCACCACGGTGCGGCAACCCTCGGTCGAGCAGGGCGAGCGCATGGCGCGCATCCTGCTCGATCTGCTCGCCGGGCGCCCGGTCGCCCGACGCCACCTCATGCCGACGTCGATCGTGGTGCGCACGAGCGCCTAA
- a CDS encoding YkvA family protein, with protein MSRRRAIIAAVLVGAAALLYGVSPLDLAPEILLGPAGLLDDAGVLIAAAVGIWKLLSGSRPAPAPAPPPEEQTRWEQKLPE; from the coding sequence ATGTCCCGTCGCCGCGCCATCATCGCCGCCGTGCTGGTCGGGGCGGCCGCGCTGCTGTACGGGGTCTCGCCCCTCGATCTCGCTCCGGAGATCCTGCTCGGACCGGCCGGCCTGCTCGACGACGCCGGCGTGCTCATCGCGGCGGCCGTCGGAATCTGGAAGCTGCTGTCGGGCAGTCGGCCCGCACCGGCCCCGGCGCCTCCACCCGAGGAGCAGACCCGGTGGGAGCAGAAGCTGCCCGAGTAG
- a CDS encoding GNAT family N-acetyltransferase: MSLTVTHEPDTDRYAVYDGDELQGWIVYDRVDGTVRLLHAEVPPLMRNKGVGGEVVRAILDELRATTTDRVQPVCGFVVMWMRRHPEYADLTTR; encoded by the coding sequence ATGAGCCTCACCGTCACCCACGAGCCCGACACCGACCGCTACGCCGTCTACGACGGCGACGAGCTGCAGGGCTGGATCGTCTACGACCGGGTCGACGGCACCGTGCGACTGCTGCACGCCGAGGTGCCGCCGCTGATGCGCAACAAGGGCGTCGGCGGAGAGGTCGTGCGCGCGATCCTCGACGAACTGCGGGCGACGACAACCGACCGCGTGCAGCCGGTGTGCGGCTTCGTGGTCATGTGGATGCGTCGGCACCCCGAGTACGCCGACCTGACGACCCGCTGA
- a CDS encoding heme ABC transporter ATP-binding protein, giving the protein MSAAAEVPATLDGAEPVIVARGVRLTRDGREILTGIDLDILPGEVLALVGPNGAGKSTLLSVLSGDQDPSAGSVELLGRPVGAYRPLELARRRAVLSQANTVSFPFRVIEIVQMGRSPWLRTAELADDQAAVLEAIRATDIEHLLGRRFTSLSGGEQARASLARVLAQRTPIVFLDEPTAALDLRHQEDVMRVARGLAAEGRAVVVVVHDLSLAGAYADRIALLDHGRLDAVGTPHEVMTADRVGRVYGLAVQIHRVGDSERPIVLPLRD; this is encoded by the coding sequence ATGAGCGCGGCAGCAGAGGTGCCGGCGACCCTCGACGGGGCCGAACCGGTGATCGTCGCCCGCGGGGTGCGCCTGACGCGCGATGGCCGCGAGATCCTCACCGGCATCGACCTCGACATCCTGCCCGGCGAGGTGCTCGCCCTCGTCGGCCCGAACGGCGCCGGTAAGTCGACACTGCTGTCGGTGCTGAGCGGCGACCAGGACCCTTCGGCGGGTAGCGTCGAGCTGCTCGGCCGGCCCGTCGGGGCCTACCGCCCGCTCGAGCTCGCGCGGCGCCGCGCGGTGCTGAGCCAGGCCAACACGGTGAGCTTCCCCTTCCGCGTCATCGAGATCGTGCAGATGGGGCGCAGCCCCTGGCTGCGCACCGCCGAGCTCGCCGACGACCAGGCGGCGGTGCTCGAGGCGATCAGGGCGACCGACATCGAGCACCTGCTCGGCCGGCGGTTCACGAGCCTGAGCGGCGGCGAGCAGGCGCGCGCATCCCTGGCCCGCGTGCTGGCCCAGCGCACCCCGATCGTCTTCCTCGACGAGCCGACGGCGGCGCTCGACCTGCGCCACCAGGAGGACGTCATGCGCGTCGCGCGCGGCCTGGCGGCCGAGGGCCGTGCGGTCGTCGTGGTCGTGCACGACCTGTCGCTCGCGGGGGCCTACGCCGACCGCATCGCGCTGCTTGACCACGGTCGGCTCGACGCTGTCGGCACGCCGCACGAGGTCATGACGGCCGACCGGGTGGGTCGGGTCTACGGGCTTGCGGTTCAGATTCACCGCGTGGGCGACAGCGAGCGTCCGATCGTGCTGCCGCTTCGCGACTGA
- a CDS encoding FecCD family ABC transporter permease codes for MSPRSRAVALTLLLAGLLVGGVVLSAITGQLAVTPTEVAGSLLRAIGIDTDWAPTDPIIESTLWVVRFPRIVMALVVGAALAVAGAVMQAIFGNPLAEPGVVGVSSGAALGAATAIVVGASVLGVAGVAVFAFLGGLVATLLVYVVSRAGGRTEVVTLLLTGIAVNAIAQAGIAFVLFVADSASREQIVFWQLGSLGGSLWSQVAVVAAVAVPGVLVALALARRYDLLALGERNARHLGVDVERLRLVSIVLVALLTGVAVAFTGIIAFVGLVVPHLIRMIIGPAHRGLVLASAVGGGALLVIADLLTRTLVAGAELPIGMLTSLVGGPFFFWLLYRQRRRSGGWA; via the coding sequence GTGAGCCCGCGCTCGCGGGCCGTCGCCCTCACCCTGCTGCTCGCCGGCCTGCTGGTCGGCGGGGTCGTGCTGTCGGCCATCACCGGGCAGCTCGCTGTCACTCCGACCGAGGTTGCGGGCTCGCTGCTGCGCGCCATCGGCATCGACACCGACTGGGCGCCCACCGACCCGATCATCGAGAGCACGCTCTGGGTGGTGCGCTTCCCGCGTATCGTCATGGCGCTCGTCGTGGGCGCGGCGCTCGCCGTGGCGGGCGCCGTCATGCAGGCGATCTTCGGCAACCCGCTCGCCGAGCCCGGCGTGGTGGGAGTCTCGTCAGGAGCCGCCCTGGGTGCGGCGACGGCGATCGTGGTGGGAGCATCCGTGCTCGGCGTCGCCGGCGTCGCGGTCTTCGCCTTCCTCGGCGGGCTCGTGGCGACGCTCCTCGTCTACGTCGTCTCGCGCGCCGGCGGGCGCACCGAGGTCGTCACCCTCCTGCTGACCGGCATCGCCGTCAACGCGATCGCGCAGGCGGGCATCGCCTTCGTGCTGTTCGTGGCCGACTCGGCCAGCCGCGAGCAGATCGTGTTCTGGCAGCTCGGCTCGCTCGGTGGTTCGCTGTGGTCGCAGGTCGCCGTGGTGGCCGCGGTCGCCGTGCCGGGCGTGCTCGTCGCCCTCGCGCTCGCGCGACGGTACGACCTGCTCGCGCTCGGCGAGCGCAACGCCCGGCACCTCGGCGTCGACGTCGAGCGCCTGCGGCTGGTCTCGATCGTGCTCGTCGCCCTGCTGACCGGCGTCGCGGTGGCATTCACCGGCATCATCGCGTTCGTCGGCCTGGTCGTGCCCCACCTCATCCGCATGATCATCGGGCCCGCCCACCGCGGGCTCGTGCTCGCGAGCGCGGTCGGCGGCGGGGCCCTGCTCGTCATCGCCGACCTGCTGACCCGCACCCTCGTCGCCGGGGCCGAGTTGCCGATCGGCATGCTCACCTCGCTCGTCGGCGGCCCCTTCTTCTTCTGGCTGCTCTATCGCCAGCGTCGTCGCAGCGGGGGGTGGGCATGA
- a CDS encoding lipoyl protein ligase domain-containing protein: MHGEYKVPGGKLVVVDLEVADGRISALRLAGDFFVEPDEAIAAIEAALIGLPADSDAAHLTAAVRDALPGGAVLLGFGPEAVATTVRRALASATTFADYDWELVRGPALTPLQQLAVDQVLAEEVGEGRRGPTLRFWQWASPAIVIGSFQSVKNEVDLENADRYGFEVVRRISGGGAMVIEPESAITYSLYTPVALVQGMSFAESYAFLDDWVIQGLRSLGIEATYQPLNDIASPAGKIGGAAQKRLGSGAVLHHVTMAYDMDGDMMTQVLRIGREKLSDKGVKSANKRVDPLKSQTGLARDAIIERLIGTFRASNTVVDGALTEAELARADALVVEKFATPDWLYRVP, from the coding sequence GTGCACGGTGAATACAAGGTGCCCGGGGGCAAGCTCGTCGTCGTCGACCTCGAGGTCGCGGACGGGCGCATCAGCGCGCTGCGGTTGGCCGGTGACTTCTTCGTCGAGCCCGACGAGGCGATCGCCGCGATCGAGGCCGCCCTCATCGGGCTGCCCGCCGACAGCGACGCGGCGCACCTGACGGCTGCCGTCCGCGATGCCCTTCCCGGCGGCGCGGTGCTGCTGGGCTTCGGCCCGGAGGCGGTGGCGACCACCGTGCGCCGCGCGCTCGCGAGCGCCACGACGTTCGCCGACTACGACTGGGAGCTTGTGCGCGGTCCGGCGCTCACCCCGCTGCAGCAGCTGGCCGTCGACCAGGTGCTCGCCGAGGAGGTCGGCGAGGGGCGGCGCGGCCCCACCCTGCGCTTCTGGCAGTGGGCGAGCCCTGCCATCGTCATCGGGTCGTTCCAGAGCGTGAAGAACGAGGTCGATCTCGAGAACGCCGATCGCTACGGCTTCGAGGTGGTGCGGCGCATCTCCGGAGGCGGTGCGATGGTCATCGAGCCCGAGTCGGCCATCACCTACTCGCTGTACACGCCCGTGGCCCTCGTGCAGGGCATGAGCTTCGCCGAGTCGTACGCCTTCCTCGACGACTGGGTCATCCAGGGGCTGCGGTCGCTCGGCATCGAGGCCACGTACCAGCCGCTCAACGACATCGCGAGCCCGGCCGGCAAGATCGGCGGAGCCGCGCAGAAGCGCCTCGGTTCGGGCGCCGTGCTGCACCACGTGACCATGGCCTACGACATGGACGGCGACATGATGACGCAGGTGCTGCGCATCGGGCGCGAGAAGCTCAGTGACAAGGGTGTGAAGAGCGCCAACAAGCGGGTCGACCCGCTGAAGTCGCAGACCGGGCTGGCGCGCGACGCGATCATCGAGCGGCTCATCGGCACGTTCCGCGCCAGCAACACCGTCGTCGACGGAGCCCTGACCGAGGCTGAGCTGGCCCGCGCCGACGCGCTCGTCGTCGAGAAGTTCGCGACCCCCGACTGGCTCTACCGGGTGCCGTGA
- a CDS encoding sulfurtransferase, whose protein sequence is MIAPFVSVAELDRMRADAAHGKTTGAVPRVVVVDSRWYLDGRSGAEAYANGHLPGAVFVDLDTVLAAPPSAAAGRHPLPEPEVFARGLEAAGVGDDATVVVYDDAGGVIAARLVWMLRTLGQSAAVLDGGLAAWQQEHPEEALEAGEPAGAGGASPASRTVRSWPAAALATIDETQAAAADGTAIVLDARTADRYRGDTEPVDARPGHIPGAASLSCRDNVAADGTLLDTATLRERLTALGADRLPVISYCGSGVTACHTLLVLEQVGLPAGRLYPGSWSQYAADAQRPVATGE, encoded by the coding sequence ATGATCGCGCCCTTCGTCTCCGTCGCCGAGCTCGATCGGATGCGCGCCGACGCCGCGCACGGCAAGACGACGGGTGCGGTGCCACGGGTGGTGGTCGTCGACAGCCGCTGGTACCTCGACGGGCGCTCCGGGGCCGAGGCCTACGCGAACGGGCACCTGCCGGGCGCCGTGTTCGTCGACCTCGACACCGTGCTGGCGGCGCCGCCGTCGGCGGCGGCCGGGCGGCATCCGCTGCCCGAGCCGGAGGTCTTCGCGCGAGGGCTCGAGGCCGCCGGGGTCGGGGACGACGCCACGGTGGTCGTCTACGACGACGCCGGCGGGGTCATCGCCGCGCGCCTGGTGTGGATGCTGCGCACCCTCGGGCAATCCGCCGCCGTGCTCGACGGCGGGCTCGCGGCGTGGCAGCAGGAGCACCCCGAGGAGGCGCTCGAGGCCGGGGAGCCCGCGGGGGCCGGCGGCGCGAGCCCCGCATCCCGCACGGTGCGATCGTGGCCCGCGGCAGCCCTCGCCACCATCGACGAGACCCAGGCGGCGGCCGCCGACGGCACCGCGATCGTGCTCGACGCGCGCACCGCCGACCGCTACCGCGGCGACACCGAACCCGTGGATGCCCGCCCCGGGCACATCCCGGGCGCGGCGAGCCTCTCGTGCCGCGACAATGTCGCCGCCGACGGCACGCTGCTCGACACTGCGACCCTGCGCGAGCGCCTCACGGCGCTCGGCGCCGACCGGCTTCCGGTGATCAGCTACTGCGGCTCGGGCGTCACCGCCTGCCACACCCTCCTCGTGCTCGAGCAGGTCGGACTGCCCGCCGGTCGCCTGTACCCCGGCTCGTGGTCGCAGTACGCGGCTGACGCCCAGCGCCCGGTCGCCACCGGCGAATAG
- a CDS encoding LuxR family transcriptional regulator, with product MDPVAVDLTMLADYLEAQAAESPNGRHLQPVALDHEHLRMTGIGLTAGSELPPHDNPGEAVLQVLRGQVRLVSLGADGTEARALDLAAGFLGRIPDGRHRVEALEPSALLLTALPLPLRG from the coding sequence ATGGATCCCGTTGCTGTCGACCTGACCATGCTCGCCGACTATCTCGAGGCGCAGGCCGCCGAGAGCCCGAACGGGCGGCACCTGCAGCCCGTCGCGCTCGATCATGAGCACCTGCGGATGACCGGCATCGGCCTCACCGCGGGTTCGGAGCTGCCCCCGCACGACAACCCGGGCGAGGCCGTGCTGCAGGTTCTGCGCGGCCAGGTGCGCCTGGTGAGTCTGGGCGCCGACGGCACCGAGGCGCGTGCGCTCGACCTCGCGGCCGGCTTTCTCGGCCGCATCCCCGACGGTCGCCACCGTGTCGAGGCGCTCGAGCCGAGCGCTCTGCTGCTGACGGCGCTTCCCCTGCCCCTGAGGGGCTAG
- a CDS encoding alpha/beta fold hydrolase, with protein MPKFTAERQHRTFTDAHGVVVHYYVWAPGKPKAVVQLAHGVGEHALRYELLAQALVAAGYAVYADDHRGHGQTGVEYWKGDLSQIGKLGVGGLRATQQNLLDLTRIAQEENPGLPFVMLGHSWGSLMVQNLLSAGPHPWSAVVLTGTAFRTPFDMNGGDLNARHKHLGDTGAEWLSRDPAVARAFVDDPLTTDAKVLQLFGVADGLRLYGTPKAVQPPVPLLIMVGDDDPLGGEKSAKKLADAYLRRGGLTDVELIVYAGARHEVLNETNQAEVRADLIAWLDDRLF; from the coding sequence ATGCCGAAGTTCACCGCCGAGCGCCAGCACCGCACCTTCACCGACGCCCACGGGGTCGTCGTGCACTACTACGTGTGGGCACCGGGCAAACCGAAGGCGGTCGTGCAGCTCGCCCACGGTGTCGGCGAGCACGCCCTGCGCTACGAGCTGCTCGCGCAGGCGCTCGTGGCCGCGGGGTACGCGGTCTACGCCGACGATCATCGCGGCCATGGCCAGACCGGCGTGGAGTACTGGAAGGGCGACCTCTCCCAGATCGGCAAGCTCGGCGTCGGAGGCCTGCGGGCCACCCAGCAGAACCTGCTCGACCTCACGCGCATCGCGCAGGAGGAGAACCCCGGGCTGCCGTTCGTGATGCTCGGCCACTCGTGGGGCTCGCTCATGGTGCAGAACCTGCTCAGCGCCGGCCCGCATCCGTGGAGCGCCGTCGTGCTGACCGGCACCGCCTTCCGCACGCCGTTCGACATGAACGGCGGTGACTTGAACGCGCGCCACAAGCACCTCGGCGACACGGGCGCCGAGTGGCTGAGCCGCGACCCGGCCGTCGCCCGCGCCTTCGTCGACGACCCGCTGACGACCGACGCCAAGGTGCTGCAGCTGTTCGGTGTCGCCGATGGGCTGCGCCTGTACGGAACACCGAAGGCCGTGCAGCCGCCGGTGCCGCTGCTCATCATGGTCGGCGACGACGACCCGCTCGGAGGGGAGAAGAGCGCGAAGAAGCTCGCCGACGCCTACCTGCGCCGCGGCGGCCTCACCGACGTCGAGCTCATCGTCTACGCGGGTGCCCGCCACGAGGTCTTAAACGAGACCAACCAGGCCGAGGTGCGCGCCGACCTCATCGCCTGGCTCGACGACCGCCTGTTCTAG
- a CDS encoding MarR family winged helix-turn-helix transcriptional regulator — MDLHATDPEEELRVLIQKVARRIRAERAGEGISDSQLGVLWRLASEGRCTPSGLATAEKVSAPSMNRTLNALEASGLVRRDPSDDDARSVWVTITPAGEQVIAETRRLRQQWFHSQLETLSDAERSALEEVRPILRRLADA; from the coding sequence ATGGACCTGCACGCGACCGACCCCGAGGAGGAGCTGCGGGTGCTCATCCAGAAGGTCGCCCGGCGCATCCGGGCCGAACGAGCGGGCGAAGGCATCAGCGACAGCCAGCTCGGCGTGCTGTGGCGGCTCGCCAGCGAGGGCCGCTGCACCCCGAGCGGCCTCGCGACCGCCGAGAAAGTCAGCGCTCCGAGCATGAACCGCACCCTCAACGCGCTGGAGGCCAGCGGCCTCGTGCGCCGCGATCCGAGCGACGACGACGCGCGCAGCGTGTGGGTGACCATCACGCCCGCCGGCGAGCAGGTCATCGCCGAGACGCGACGGCTGCGGCAGCAGTGGTTCCACTCCCAGCTCGAGACCCTCAGCGACGCCGAACGCAGTGCCCTCGAGGAGGTGCGGCCGATCCTGCGACGGCTGGCCGACGCGTGA
- a CDS encoding MFS transporter produces the protein MNAMFRSLAGINYRIWFAGALISNVGTWMQRTAQDWFVLTELTDNDAAAVGVTMALQFGPALLIGPFAGVIADRMPGRRLLALTQLAQALLALALGLIIVLGIAELWMVYLLALGLGIATAVDAPARQTFVGELVGTADLPNAVALNSASFNTARLIGPAVAGFLTVLVGAGWVILLNVLTFGAMLATLALLRADELHPMSKAARGRGQLRAGIRYVARRADLVVVFTMVFLVGTFGFNFAIFTATMARVEFGRDAADFGLLSSILAIGSVTGALLSARRERPRLRVIVLAALGFAGSMVVAALMPTFELFGLALIGVGYFALTMITSANAYVQTTTRASIRGRVMALYLTIFMGGTPVGAPLLGLVANELGARWAMGVGALAGLLAAIVAVLWMRSTRNLRIRRHPADARWWHLAVRYDGDDHEAAQAADPANRFRDLETATTEIAIVEAEARKG, from the coding sequence GTGAACGCGATGTTCCGCTCGCTGGCGGGCATCAACTACCGCATCTGGTTCGCCGGCGCGCTGATCTCGAACGTCGGCACGTGGATGCAGCGCACGGCGCAGGACTGGTTCGTGCTCACCGAACTCACCGACAACGATGCCGCCGCCGTCGGCGTGACGATGGCCCTGCAGTTCGGCCCGGCACTGCTGATCGGTCCGTTCGCCGGCGTCATCGCCGACCGGATGCCCGGCCGCCGCCTGCTCGCCCTCACGCAGCTCGCGCAGGCGCTGCTGGCCCTCGCGCTCGGGCTCATCATCGTGCTCGGCATCGCCGAGCTCTGGATGGTGTACCTGCTCGCCCTCGGCCTCGGCATCGCCACCGCCGTCGACGCGCCCGCGCGCCAGACCTTCGTGGGCGAGCTCGTCGGCACCGCCGACCTCCCCAACGCCGTGGCCCTCAACTCGGCCTCGTTCAACACCGCGCGCCTCATCGGCCCCGCCGTGGCGGGCTTCCTCACCGTGCTCGTGGGGGCGGGCTGGGTCATTCTGCTCAACGTGCTCACCTTCGGGGCGATGCTCGCCACCCTCGCCCTGCTGCGGGCCGACGAGCTGCACCCCATGAGCAAGGCGGCGCGAGGGCGCGGGCAGCTGCGGGCGGGCATCCGGTACGTCGCCCGCCGGGCCGACCTCGTCGTGGTCTTCACGATGGTCTTCCTCGTCGGAACCTTCGGCTTCAACTTCGCGATCTTCACCGCCACGATGGCGCGCGTCGAATTCGGGCGCGACGCCGCCGACTTCGGGCTGCTGTCGTCGATCCTCGCCATCGGCTCGGTCACCGGCGCGCTGCTGTCGGCGCGGCGCGAGCGCCCGCGCCTGCGGGTGATCGTGCTCGCCGCGCTCGGCTTCGCCGGATCGATGGTCGTCGCGGCCCTCATGCCCACGTTCGAGCTGTTCGGCCTCGCCCTGATCGGCGTCGGCTACTTCGCGCTGACCATGATCACGAGCGCCAACGCCTACGTGCAGACGACGACGCGCGCGAGCATCCGGGGCCGGGTGATGGCGCTGTACCTGACCATCTTCATGGGCGGCACGCCCGTCGGCGCCCCCCTGCTCGGTCTCGTCGCGAACGAGCTCGGCGCCCGCTGGGCCATGGGGGTCGGGGCGCTGGCCGGCCTGCTCGCCGCGATCGTCGCGGTGCTCTGGATGCGGAGCACGCGCAACCTGCGCATCCGCCGTCACCCGGCCGACGCCCGGTGGTGGCACCTGGCCGTGCGCTACGACGGCGACGACCACGAAGCGGCGCAGGCCGCCGACCCGGCGAATCGTTTCCGCGACCTCGAGACCGCGACCACCGAGATCGCGATCGTCGAGGCGGAGGCCCGCAAGGGCTGA